The following are encoded in a window of Platichthys flesus chromosome 11, fPlaFle2.1, whole genome shotgun sequence genomic DNA:
- the LOC133965028 gene encoding solute carrier family 45 member 4-like isoform X1 — translation MYPANEMAPFKSNQTIMEGEAEEREGSDLPVKRKPKDDEEESEQEVEGRDVQIPLHRWVMHGAVMFGREFCYAMETALVTPVLLQIGLPEQYYSLTWFLSPILGLLFTPLIGSASDRCTLRWGRRRPFILALCVGVLLGVALFLNGSLLGLSLGDSLNNQPIGIVLTVLGVVVLDFSADASEGPIRAYLLDVADTEEQDMALNIHAFSAGLGGAVGYMLGGLDWTGTALGQTFKSQEQVLFLFAGIIFIISVILHMFSIPEQSFSPSYLLKVTDIGDSTSQLSFRPVGHAPLLDVIAEEDASAQATSQENNESDPEESEMDFLTMERVRSKSDSILAMAVSTIELDPDLHPDTQLFLPEMHHLNSERQGELEYAFKSSDPRICPSSPPGGSSALTDVTILEPKYPEQKDPTNGPGSLRQSSSGHEGLHQRQQVKAANGINTCVSSPDHTNTEKGHASSKPGTRPLNTSVSSRPHRHTFYRQPSFTFSYYGRVGSQRFRLRRTTPSSPRQITTTRSLNDLSDLQGHTDRRLLQLSASSLSSEGSSSEGEPDRGTTVRLLWLSMLKMPRQLWRLCICHLLTWFAYIAQAVFYTDFMGQVIFQGDPTAAANSTELQNYHRGVQMGCWGLVVYAATAAVCSAILQKYLDNFDLSIKAVYIVGTLGFSIGTAIMAIFPNVYVAMVMISGMGIISMSISYCPYALLGQYHEIKEYIHHSPANTRRGFGIDCAILSCQVYISQILVASALGAVVEAVGSVRVIPIVASGGSFLGFLTACFLVIYPDTEPSSSPPDKGVADFSVESKQNGERTSDQRLALLNLTDPDDLQKTQNYSVA, via the exons ATGTATCCTGCGAACGAAATGGCTCCATTTAAGTCAAACCAGACGATAATGGaaggtgaagcagaggagagggaaggttCTGATCTCCCAGTGAAGAGAAAACCTAAGGACGACGAAGAAGAGAgtgagcaggaggtggagggcaGAGATGTGCAGATCCCTCTGCATCGCTGGGTGATGCACGGGGCAGTGATGTTTGGACGTGAGTTCTGCTACGCCATGGAAACAGCCCTGGTGACGCCCGTGCTGCTGCAGATAG GCCTTCCTGAGCAATACTACAGTTTAACCTGGTTCCTCAGTCCCATACTCGGTCTCCTCTTCACACCCTTGATCGGCTCAGCCAGTGACCGATGCACTCTTCGATGGGGCAGAAGACGACCATTCATTCTGGccttgtgtgtgggtgtgctgcTGGGAGTGGCCCTGTTTTTAAATGGCTCATTGCTAG gtCTTTCCCTTGGCGACAGCCTCAACAACCAGCCCATTGGCATCGTCCTTACTGTGTTAGGTGTGGTGGTGTTGGACTTCAGTGCTGATGCCTCGGAAGGACCAATCAGAGCTTACCTTCTGGATGTTGCTGACACTGAGGAGCAAGATATGGCCCTGAATATTCATGCCTTCTCTGCCG GGCTCGGTGGAGCAGTGGGCTACATGTTGGGAGGCCTGGACTGGACTGGCACAGCTCTCGGCCAAACATTTAAGTCACAGGAACAAGTTCTTTTCCTGTTTGCGGGGATCATCTTCATTATCTCGGTCATACTGCATATGTTCAGTATCCCTGAGCaatctttctctccatcttacCTGCTTAAAGTCACAGACATTGGGGATTCTACCAGCCAGTTGTCTTTTAGGCCTGTCGGCCACGCACCTTTACTTGATGTGATTGCAGAGGAGGATGCTTCTGCTCAGGCCACATCTCAGGAGAATAACGAATCAGACCCAGAAGAAAGCGAAATGGATTTCCTTACTATGGAGAGAGTGCGAAGTAAAAGCGACTCAATCTTAGCCATGGCAGTGTCCACGATCGAGCTGGATCCTGACCTCCACCCAGATACACAGCTTTTCCTTCCAGAGATGCATCACCTGAACTCAGAGCGTCAGGGAGAGCTAGAATACGCTTTCAAGTCATCAGACCCCAGAATATGTCCATCGTCTCCACCTGGTGGATCATCCGCCCTGACTGACGTGACGATCTTAGAACCAAAATACCCTGAGCAAAAGGATCCAACAAACGGTCCTGGTTCTCTCCGTCAGAGCAGTTCTGGCCATGAGGGCTTACATCAGAGACAG CAGGTCAAGGCTGCCAATGGTATCAATACTTGCGTATCCTCTCCTGATCACACCAATACAGAGAAAGGCCACGCCTCCAGTAAGCCCGGGACCCGCCCCCTGAACACATCAGTTTCATCGAGGCCACATCGACACACCTTTTACAGACAG CCTTCCTTTACGTTCTCCTACTACGGACGAGTTGGATCGCAGCGCTTTCGACTTCGACGGACGACACCTTCCAGCCCTCGGCAAATCACCACCACCCGGAGTCTGAATGACCTGAGTGATCTCCAGGGCCACACGGACCGGAGATTGTTGCAGCTGTCAGCCAGCAGTCTGTCGTCGGAGGGCTCAAGCAGTGAGGGAGAACCAGACAGGGGGACAACTGTTCGACTGCTGTGGTTGTCCATGTTGAAG ATGCCAAGGCAGCTGTGGAGATTGTGTATATGTCACCTCCTCACATGGTTTGCCTATATAGCTCAAGCTGTGTTTTATACTGATTTCATGGGACAAGTCATCTTCCAAGGAGACCCCACg GCAGCAGCCAATTCCACAGAGCTACAGAATTATCACAGAGGAGTGCAGATGGGCTGCTGGGGACTGGTGGTCTacgctgctactgctgctgtcTGCTCTG CCATCCTTCAGAAGTACCTGGATAATTTTGATCTGAGCATCAAGGCCGTATACATCGTTGGAACTCTGGGATTTTCAATAG GAACTGCAATAATGGCGATCTTCCCTAATGTCTACGTTGCCATGGTGATGATCAGCGGCATGGGCATCATCTCCATGAGTATCTCCTACTGTCCCTATGCATTACTTGGGCAGTATCATGAAATCAAAGAG TACATTCACCACAGTCCAGCAAACACTCGAAGAGGTTTTGGTATTGACTGCGCCATCTTATCGTGCCAG GTCTATATCAGCCAAATTTTGGTTGCATCGGCCCTCGGAGCTGTGGTGGAGGCAGTTGGCAGCGTGCGTGTCATTCCTATAGTGGCCTCTGGAGGCTCCTTCCTTGGCTTCCTTACGGCCTGTTTCCTTGTCATTTATCCCGATACGGAGCCCAGCAGCTCGCCGCCGGACAAGGGTGTGGCGGATTTTTCTGTAGAATCGAAACAGAACGGAGAAAGGACCAGTGACCAGAGACTGGCTCTGCTGAACCTCACAGACCCAGACGATTTGCAGAAGACACAGAATTACTCTGTTGCCTAA
- the LOC133965028 gene encoding solute carrier family 45 member 4-like isoform X2, whose product MYPANEMAPFKSNQTIMEGEAEEREGSDLPVKRKPKDDEEESEQEVEGRDVQIPLHRWVMHGAVMFGREFCYAMETALVTPVLLQIGLPEQYYSLTWFLSPILGLLFTPLIGSASDRCTLRWGRRRPFILALCVGVLLGVALFLNGSLLGLSLGDSLNNQPIGIVLTVLGVVVLDFSADASEGPIRAYLLDVADTEEQDMALNIHAFSAGLGGAVGYMLGGLDWTGTALGQTFKSQEQVLFLFAGIIFIISVILHMFSIPEQSFSPSYLLKVTDIGDSTSQLSFRPVGHAPLLDVIAEEDASAQATSQENNESDPEESEMDFLTMERVRSKSDSILAMAVSTIELDPDLHPDTQLFLPEMHHLNSERQGELEYAFKSSDPRICPSSPPGGSSALTDVTILEPKYPEQKDPTNGPGSLRQSSSGHEGLHQRQVKAANGINTCVSSPDHTNTEKGHASSKPGTRPLNTSVSSRPHRHTFYRQPSFTFSYYGRVGSQRFRLRRTTPSSPRQITTTRSLNDLSDLQGHTDRRLLQLSASSLSSEGSSSEGEPDRGTTVRLLWLSMLKMPRQLWRLCICHLLTWFAYIAQAVFYTDFMGQVIFQGDPTAAANSTELQNYHRGVQMGCWGLVVYAATAAVCSAILQKYLDNFDLSIKAVYIVGTLGFSIGTAIMAIFPNVYVAMVMISGMGIISMSISYCPYALLGQYHEIKEYIHHSPANTRRGFGIDCAILSCQVYISQILVASALGAVVEAVGSVRVIPIVASGGSFLGFLTACFLVIYPDTEPSSSPPDKGVADFSVESKQNGERTSDQRLALLNLTDPDDLQKTQNYSVA is encoded by the exons ATGTATCCTGCGAACGAAATGGCTCCATTTAAGTCAAACCAGACGATAATGGaaggtgaagcagaggagagggaaggttCTGATCTCCCAGTGAAGAGAAAACCTAAGGACGACGAAGAAGAGAgtgagcaggaggtggagggcaGAGATGTGCAGATCCCTCTGCATCGCTGGGTGATGCACGGGGCAGTGATGTTTGGACGTGAGTTCTGCTACGCCATGGAAACAGCCCTGGTGACGCCCGTGCTGCTGCAGATAG GCCTTCCTGAGCAATACTACAGTTTAACCTGGTTCCTCAGTCCCATACTCGGTCTCCTCTTCACACCCTTGATCGGCTCAGCCAGTGACCGATGCACTCTTCGATGGGGCAGAAGACGACCATTCATTCTGGccttgtgtgtgggtgtgctgcTGGGAGTGGCCCTGTTTTTAAATGGCTCATTGCTAG gtCTTTCCCTTGGCGACAGCCTCAACAACCAGCCCATTGGCATCGTCCTTACTGTGTTAGGTGTGGTGGTGTTGGACTTCAGTGCTGATGCCTCGGAAGGACCAATCAGAGCTTACCTTCTGGATGTTGCTGACACTGAGGAGCAAGATATGGCCCTGAATATTCATGCCTTCTCTGCCG GGCTCGGTGGAGCAGTGGGCTACATGTTGGGAGGCCTGGACTGGACTGGCACAGCTCTCGGCCAAACATTTAAGTCACAGGAACAAGTTCTTTTCCTGTTTGCGGGGATCATCTTCATTATCTCGGTCATACTGCATATGTTCAGTATCCCTGAGCaatctttctctccatcttacCTGCTTAAAGTCACAGACATTGGGGATTCTACCAGCCAGTTGTCTTTTAGGCCTGTCGGCCACGCACCTTTACTTGATGTGATTGCAGAGGAGGATGCTTCTGCTCAGGCCACATCTCAGGAGAATAACGAATCAGACCCAGAAGAAAGCGAAATGGATTTCCTTACTATGGAGAGAGTGCGAAGTAAAAGCGACTCAATCTTAGCCATGGCAGTGTCCACGATCGAGCTGGATCCTGACCTCCACCCAGATACACAGCTTTTCCTTCCAGAGATGCATCACCTGAACTCAGAGCGTCAGGGAGAGCTAGAATACGCTTTCAAGTCATCAGACCCCAGAATATGTCCATCGTCTCCACCTGGTGGATCATCCGCCCTGACTGACGTGACGATCTTAGAACCAAAATACCCTGAGCAAAAGGATCCAACAAACGGTCCTGGTTCTCTCCGTCAGAGCAGTTCTGGCCATGAGGGCTTACATCAGAGACAG GTCAAGGCTGCCAATGGTATCAATACTTGCGTATCCTCTCCTGATCACACCAATACAGAGAAAGGCCACGCCTCCAGTAAGCCCGGGACCCGCCCCCTGAACACATCAGTTTCATCGAGGCCACATCGACACACCTTTTACAGACAG CCTTCCTTTACGTTCTCCTACTACGGACGAGTTGGATCGCAGCGCTTTCGACTTCGACGGACGACACCTTCCAGCCCTCGGCAAATCACCACCACCCGGAGTCTGAATGACCTGAGTGATCTCCAGGGCCACACGGACCGGAGATTGTTGCAGCTGTCAGCCAGCAGTCTGTCGTCGGAGGGCTCAAGCAGTGAGGGAGAACCAGACAGGGGGACAACTGTTCGACTGCTGTGGTTGTCCATGTTGAAG ATGCCAAGGCAGCTGTGGAGATTGTGTATATGTCACCTCCTCACATGGTTTGCCTATATAGCTCAAGCTGTGTTTTATACTGATTTCATGGGACAAGTCATCTTCCAAGGAGACCCCACg GCAGCAGCCAATTCCACAGAGCTACAGAATTATCACAGAGGAGTGCAGATGGGCTGCTGGGGACTGGTGGTCTacgctgctactgctgctgtcTGCTCTG CCATCCTTCAGAAGTACCTGGATAATTTTGATCTGAGCATCAAGGCCGTATACATCGTTGGAACTCTGGGATTTTCAATAG GAACTGCAATAATGGCGATCTTCCCTAATGTCTACGTTGCCATGGTGATGATCAGCGGCATGGGCATCATCTCCATGAGTATCTCCTACTGTCCCTATGCATTACTTGGGCAGTATCATGAAATCAAAGAG TACATTCACCACAGTCCAGCAAACACTCGAAGAGGTTTTGGTATTGACTGCGCCATCTTATCGTGCCAG GTCTATATCAGCCAAATTTTGGTTGCATCGGCCCTCGGAGCTGTGGTGGAGGCAGTTGGCAGCGTGCGTGTCATTCCTATAGTGGCCTCTGGAGGCTCCTTCCTTGGCTTCCTTACGGCCTGTTTCCTTGTCATTTATCCCGATACGGAGCCCAGCAGCTCGCCGCCGGACAAGGGTGTGGCGGATTTTTCTGTAGAATCGAAACAGAACGGAGAAAGGACCAGTGACCAGAGACTGGCTCTGCTGAACCTCACAGACCCAGACGATTTGCAGAAGACACAGAATTACTCTGTTGCCTAA